One window of Globicephala melas chromosome 5, mGloMel1.2, whole genome shotgun sequence genomic DNA carries:
- the CABS1 gene encoding LOW QUALITY PROTEIN: calcium-binding and spermatid-specific protein 1 (The sequence of the model RefSeq protein was modified relative to this genomic sequence to represent the inferred CDS: inserted 1 base in 1 codon; substituted 1 base at 1 genomic stop codon), translated as MAKDSLPKIYSHPPTENTKTITEATIFFGTNNTIIKSETTITSEGDHITXVNDYVLESDFSTTTGNKFTAPKERLKLEGEVESHLEKEVATLTDTKNPMTNGSITENFMPMKTGDISSPAPISLIDFYTDMAKEDILLDTIDPGYEYVSLTPEVSGTLKESTASIADTPILPATMGEPGINNYGSTVKFNVTADEAVDITDSSIPKAEIAPATEKNFTTVPDIITLTEEKITEIDLILPENDPNAVPKLTDSDEEKFIAVFELTITGEREKDNPEDILLTDEESTDGVSVWMERDMINEAESHPVFLTAVESRYDFFIPASVATNHVEDSPTMTKEDLSENNRTESVTKDTEALSGTTPXLDTLNHKKDTFITEMGVFKLLKEEPYEFLI; from the exons ATGGCTAAAGATAGTTTGCCAAAAATTTATTCTCATCCTCCAACAGAAAACACTAAGACAATAACTGAAGCAACCATTTTCTTTGGAACTAACAACACTATTATTAAATCAGAAACAACTATTACTTCAGAAGGAGACCACATTACTTGAGTAAATGACTATGTGCTAGAAAGTGATTTTTCAACAACTACAGGCAACAAGTTTACAGCTCCAAAGGAAAGACTAAAATTAGAAGGTGAAGTTGAATCCCATCTGGAGAAAGAAGTTGCCACTCTGACAGACACTAAAAATCCAATGACTAATGGGTCTATTACTGAAAACTTCATGCCCATGAAAACTGGTGATATATCATCACCAGCTCCTATTTCCTTAATAGATTTTTACACTGACATGGCAAAAGAAGATATTCTCTTGGATACCATTGACCCAGGGTATGAATATGTCTCACTAACTCCTGAAGTCTCTGGCACACTAAAGGAAAGCACAGCCAGCATTGCTGATACCCCTATCCTTCCAGCTACAATGGGTGAACCTGGTATTAACAATTATGGTTCCACAGTTAAGTTCAATGTCACTGCTGATGAGGCTGTTGATATCACTGACTCCTCTATCCCTAAGGCTGAAATCGCTCCAGCTACTGAAAAAAACTTCACCACTGTTCCAGACATAATCACccttacagaagagaaaataactgaaattgaCCTAATTCTTCCTGAAAATGACCCCAATGCTGTGCCTAAACTAACTGATTCTGATGAGGAAAAGTTCATTGCTGTGTTTGAACTCACTATCActggtgaaagagaaaaagataaccCAGAAGATATTCTGCTAACTGATGAAGAGTCTACAGATGGAGTCAGTGTTTGGATGGAGAGAGATATGATAAATGAAGCAGAGAGCCATCCCGTTTTTCTTACTGCTGTTGAATCCAGATATGACTTCTTTATCCCTGCATCAGTAGCTACGAACCACGTGGAAGATTCACCTACTATGACAAAAGAAGATTTGTCTGAAAATAATAGAACAGAATCTGTAACAAAGGACACTGAAGCACTGTCAGGAACTACCC ATCTAGATACCCTAAACCATAAGAAAGACACTTTCATAACTGAAATGGGTGTCTTTAAACTACTGAAAGAAGAACCATATGAGTTCCTGATttga